The Dreissena polymorpha isolate Duluth1 chromosome 2, UMN_Dpol_1.0, whole genome shotgun sequence nucleotide sequence ACCTGAAATTTATCTTCACTGAAAATAATATTCCACGGTATCACACAGAAAGCAAACACATAGTCTCTATGTCTTATTTGTGTCGATAGTAAATGCGTTTACCGACATCCAGAAGCCCTTTCGCTGTTCCGCCGGAGAAGAACAGCACCCAGAGCCAGGTCAGGGAGGTGACGAACGACATCAAGATGAGGGCGACTGTTGCTATGGTTCCAGCTAGGGTCACCAAGAGGAACTTCCACGTCCCCATGGCGTCAATTACAAACCCGCATGCAAGCGCGCCAGCGAATAGCCCGAAACCCTGGGCGGAGACTGAGCGCGCTATCTCGGCGGAGGAAGTGTTTAACGTAATGCGCAGATCCACCATAGTGGGCCCTGCGACCCCGATAAACAAACCCTAaatataaaatcatatatatatatatatatatatatatatatatatatatatatatatatatatatatatatatatatatatatatatatatatatatatatatatatatatatatatatatatatatatatatatatatatatatatatatatagtagaaGGGGTGTATTTATATGGgaataaaataatgtacatgtatatgcaatgaatataataatgttataatacgTTCGATAGCCGCATTGATTCGTCTTAGCacaataataatttgattaaacaGTATTACTGTATATACACCTATCATTACCGTAAATAATATTACAATCGTAAACTTTCAATAGCATAATTTGTGATACAGTTTCTACGcacatttttatgtttatgttttatgttatacCTTATAAATATCCTATGTTACGATTtagttattatattaaacaagtgTCTGTGTTCAAAGTATCATCGTGATGTAAAAGAACCACTGTTTATCATGTTCTGCGACTGGAACCAAACATTTCATGGTAGCCATATGTGAATGAGTGTGGTTAACAAGTAATATTGATTGTGTTATTATGTGACAAACAAGTTAACatcgtccatgccgagacaggtatttttcgccgttttataccctttattactgtcattaatttttaaaaatgccgctcactttccaaccATATCGGTGAGAAAGTGTTTAGCGTTTATATCTTGTTAaaattcgctctatatctcgtcTTTACTTGctacgaaatttcttagcgggtcacaaaattacagctcccgcgaAAAAAGTTCTTCCATCCATAACTCCGAATTCATTTTAAGCCACAAAATCTTTGTAATCGTTTGTATTGAATGCTTACCATTCGGCCCAAAAGCACGATTTACGAGATCGAATGACTGACCGGAGCGATTAATTGTGTTCCTATTGAAGTTCCTATTATTCTTTTCAGACAAACAATTCGAATATGTTtttgattcgttcgatgcttttggaatatacatttttttc carries:
- the LOC127865582 gene encoding sodium-dependent glucose transporter 1-like, with translation MSDSMSEPNRKLITVMLVLVWISSGLFIGVAGPTMVDLRITLNTSSAEIARSVSAQGFGLFAGALACGFVIDAMGTWKFLLVTLAGTIATVALILMSFVTSLTWLWVLFFSGGTAKGLLDVGKRIYYRHK